In Propionimicrobium sp. PCR01-08-3, one DNA window encodes the following:
- a CDS encoding aldo/keto reductase, whose protein sequence is MESQPIVIDDVAVPLSRLVLGTMSFGDTADAGTAEAIFEAALEAGITGVDCANGYAKGTTEGIIAPLVAKHRDEIVLASKAGMPHPDDQGNPPLAPSSVRACMEGSLRRLGVDYLDIFYLHQPDRQTPTADTIAALADLYKEGKFKSLGVSNFAAWQVADIEQLTVKLGVPRPIIGQNVYNLVARRLEDEWFEFAQVHDIVTMCYNPLAGGLLVAPPAEDAAPSRFSGSVLADMYKKRYWTPEVLGAITSIAKLADEAGMPLPELGMRWMISQPGVGALLLGGDKVEHVTSNIASIAKGPLPEDLMTAVTEQTDPLKGSMPAYNR, encoded by the coding sequence ATGGAGTCTCAACCAATTGTCATTGACGATGTGGCCGTCCCGCTATCGCGGCTCGTGCTCGGCACGATGTCATTCGGTGACACAGCCGATGCCGGCACCGCCGAGGCCATTTTCGAAGCCGCTCTGGAAGCCGGCATCACCGGCGTCGACTGTGCAAATGGATACGCCAAGGGCACCACTGAGGGCATCATCGCACCGCTGGTGGCAAAGCACCGGGACGAGATCGTGCTGGCCAGCAAGGCAGGAATGCCGCACCCAGATGATCAAGGCAACCCGCCGCTCGCGCCGTCGTCCGTCCGGGCGTGCATGGAAGGATCGCTCAGGCGATTAGGAGTTGACTACCTGGACATCTTTTACCTGCATCAACCAGACAGGCAAACGCCTACCGCCGACACAATCGCCGCACTCGCCGATCTCTACAAAGAGGGCAAGTTCAAATCCCTTGGCGTCTCCAACTTTGCCGCCTGGCAAGTCGCCGATATCGAACAGCTCACCGTTAAACTCGGAGTACCCCGCCCGATCATCGGCCAGAACGTATACAACCTGGTCGCGCGTCGTCTCGAGGACGAGTGGTTTGAATTCGCTCAGGTACACGACATCGTCACGATGTGCTACAACCCGTTGGCCGGTGGCCTGCTCGTGGCACCTCCGGCCGAAGATGCCGCGCCCAGCCGGTTCTCGGGCTCCGTTCTCGCAGACATGTACAAGAAGCGTTACTGGACGCCAGAGGTTCTCGGCGCCATCACCAGCATCGCGAAGCTTGCAGACGAGGCGGGTATGCCCCTACCTGAGCTCGGAATGCGCTGGATGATCTCACAGCCCGGCGTCGGCGCCCTGCTACTCGGCGGCGACAAGGTAGAACATGTCACATCCAATATCGCTTCAATCGCGAAGGGACCGCTCCCCGAAGACCTCATGACAGCAGTCACCGAACAAACCGATCCCCTCAAAGGATCAATGCCTGCCTACAACCGCTAG
- the pdxA gene encoding 4-hydroxythreonine-4-phosphate dehydrogenase PdxA, which translates to MNESASLPVVAITMGDGAGVGPEITAVAAANDEIRSLCTPIVIGDAKRLETACRVMNVPAPVTRVESVEQAKQLVGAIPVIDLGLLPEDLAWGQLSAVAGDAAFQYIKVAADLAVAGKVDAICTAPLNKEALHMGGHNYPGHTEMLADLTGTPEVSMMLTAPNLRVIHVTTHIGLIDAVAKIEPALVSRVIRRGNEALVRAGIERPHIGVCAINPHAGEGGLFGYGEEESKIAPAIESARADGLDVDGPLPADTAFYLAGRGDYDLIVAMYHDQGHGPVKVLGIEDGVNITVGLPVIRTSVDHGTAFDIAGKGIVRPESMLEAMRQAVALASRE; encoded by the coding sequence ATGAATGAGTCAGCTAGCCTTCCCGTCGTTGCCATCACGATGGGTGATGGTGCTGGTGTCGGTCCCGAGATCACGGCCGTTGCAGCGGCCAATGACGAGATCCGCAGCCTGTGTACGCCCATCGTGATAGGCGATGCCAAACGCTTGGAGACCGCCTGTCGCGTCATGAACGTACCTGCGCCGGTCACGCGTGTGGAAAGCGTTGAGCAGGCCAAGCAACTCGTGGGAGCGATCCCGGTCATCGACCTGGGCTTGTTACCCGAGGATTTGGCCTGGGGTCAGCTCAGTGCAGTCGCAGGTGACGCCGCCTTCCAGTACATCAAGGTGGCTGCCGACCTTGCCGTGGCCGGAAAAGTCGATGCCATCTGCACTGCTCCCCTCAACAAAGAAGCGCTGCACATGGGTGGGCACAACTACCCGGGCCATACAGAGATGCTTGCCGACCTGACCGGCACGCCCGAAGTATCCATGATGCTCACCGCGCCGAACCTGCGGGTGATCCATGTGACGACTCACATCGGGTTGATTGATGCAGTGGCGAAGATCGAACCCGCGCTGGTCAGCCGTGTTATCCGCCGCGGCAATGAGGCGCTTGTGCGCGCAGGTATCGAACGTCCCCACATCGGTGTCTGCGCGATCAATCCACACGCCGGTGAGGGCGGATTGTTCGGCTACGGTGAAGAAGAATCAAAGATCGCGCCGGCCATCGAGTCTGCCCGGGCAGACGGCCTGGATGTCGACGGGCCCCTTCCCGCTGACACTGCCTTCTATTTGGCAGGCCGCGGGGATTACGACCTGATCGTTGCCATGTATCACGACCAAGGTCACGGCCCCGTGAAGGTACTCGGTATCGAGGACGGCGTGAACATCACTGTGGGTCTGCCCGTCATCCGGACATCGGTCGATCATGGAACAGCGTTCGATATCGCAGGAAAGGGCATCGTGCGTCCTGAAAGCATGTTGGAGGCAATGCGCCAGGCCGTAGCCCTGGCCAGCCGTGAATGA
- a CDS encoding TRAP transporter substrate-binding protein, protein MKLSKAGLAATIGLICLGITACGGSGDASNGGGATTIWKLAFNQTEDHPQFKAAEQLGELLDDATDGRYTIKPYANEQLGSQTQAITNVSDGTIEMIWASSGTLENFNQDFIVFNLPYVFDSVEAQEAVLAQPDKLQELYTSLEDSKNMTVLTGVHAGVRNIYNSVRPIREPADLNGLKIRVQQSESQVKMIELMGAVASPLDTGEIYSALQTGVLDGSENNETVFASLKHAEVAKYYSYTRHLLIPDYLIVSTSALDAMSDEDRQALLNLVPQAQQTANDLFAEFVTTSIADAEGSAVEFNDDVDVDAFKENVKPLIDESVAANDLRQELYAMVENANEAAAA, encoded by the coding sequence ATGAAGTTGTCCAAAGCGGGATTAGCTGCGACCATCGGTCTCATCTGTTTGGGTATTACCGCTTGCGGTGGATCCGGTGATGCATCCAACGGAGGCGGCGCAACAACCATCTGGAAGCTTGCGTTCAATCAGACAGAGGATCATCCGCAATTCAAGGCCGCCGAGCAGCTCGGCGAGCTGCTGGACGATGCAACCGATGGCCGGTACACGATAAAGCCTTACGCGAATGAGCAACTCGGCAGTCAGACTCAAGCCATTACAAATGTCTCTGACGGCACTATCGAGATGATTTGGGCAAGCAGCGGTACTTTGGAGAATTTCAACCAGGATTTCATCGTCTTCAACTTGCCGTACGTATTCGATTCCGTCGAGGCTCAAGAGGCAGTGTTGGCCCAACCTGACAAGCTGCAGGAGTTATACACCTCTCTCGAGGACAGCAAGAACATGACAGTCTTAACCGGAGTTCACGCCGGAGTTCGAAATATCTACAACAGCGTCCGTCCGATCCGAGAACCAGCCGACCTCAATGGTCTAAAGATCAGGGTCCAGCAGTCCGAATCTCAGGTGAAAATGATCGAGCTGATGGGAGCGGTTGCGTCGCCACTCGATACTGGAGAGATCTACTCCGCACTGCAGACAGGAGTCCTCGATGGTTCCGAGAACAACGAAACCGTCTTTGCTTCGCTCAAACATGCCGAGGTGGCGAAGTACTACTCCTATACCCGCCACTTGCTGATTCCCGATTACCTGATCGTCAGCACGAGCGCACTCGACGCGATGAGTGACGAAGACCGCCAAGCTCTGCTCAACCTGGTGCCACAAGCTCAACAGACCGCCAATGACCTATTCGCCGAGTTCGTTACAACCTCGATTGCCGATGCTGAGGGCAGCGCCGTAGAATTCAACGATGACGTGGACGTTGACGCCTTCAAAGAGAACGTGAAGCCGTTGATCGACGAATCGGTGGCAGCCAACGATCTGCGCCAGGAGCTATACGCGATGGTCGAAAACGCCAACGAGGCCGCCGCTGCCTGA
- a CDS encoding GNAT family N-acetyltransferase — MPSLPPRPIKTSDDLSDFHCGEPALDAYLTNRALANHVTDLARCYVCCDTHDTTVLGYYTLSAIAIGHADLPRRVRRNAPSPVPAVLLGRLAVDREAHGSGLGAALLRDAILSTLAAAEWIGVRVLLVHALNEHIAAFYERFDFRPSPTDPLHLYLLLADARLSLQK, encoded by the coding sequence ATGCCGTCGCTACCACCACGTCCGATCAAAACGAGCGACGATCTTTCCGATTTTCACTGCGGCGAGCCAGCCCTCGACGCGTATCTCACGAATCGAGCTTTGGCCAATCACGTGACCGACCTCGCGCGGTGCTACGTCTGCTGTGACACTCACGACACCACGGTCCTCGGCTATTACACCTTGTCTGCAATCGCAATCGGTCATGCCGACCTGCCTCGCCGAGTGCGTCGCAACGCTCCAAGTCCTGTACCGGCAGTATTGCTGGGCCGACTCGCCGTCGATCGCGAGGCACACGGCAGTGGTCTCGGAGCGGCCCTCTTGCGTGATGCCATTCTCTCTACGCTTGCCGCAGCCGAATGGATAGGTGTGCGGGTACTGCTGGTTCACGCATTGAATGAACACATTGCAGCGTTCTACGAGAGGTTCGACTTCCGGCCTTCTCCAACAGACCCTCTTCATCTGTACCTGCTGCTGGCGGACGCACGGCTGTCGCTCCAGAAGTGA
- a CDS encoding four-carbon acid sugar kinase family protein has protein sequence MIIADDLSGACETAAVFGSLPVLLPGFDGVVPADYVTNLGTRELPAGVHRTQLQKALAACVAGGTLFVKIDSLLRGHLKMTLTEIVELGRPVLFSPALPELDRHVREGTLFVGGMRLDQTGLWEREPRPAPACLADLLTDLPHVITTVDRLDEVLRPGIVAIVDLESAEQAAVAARIAAQHDAVLAGASALASGLATTIPPFEPALDDLGPARKIVVAVGSASAAAVRQLEVLTEALGASAVLITEEGPADGLDPSTGLAVLAFSHGGELFPDAGSLLLTRMSEAVEKLAAHQDVDIVVIGGETAGAVLPRLGISRLDVLREVHPGAVVSVAGRRLVATRPGSFGDDTSLLQIVQAIREIRNPTREEPSDE, from the coding sequence GTGATCATCGCGGATGACCTCTCGGGCGCATGTGAGACGGCGGCAGTATTCGGTAGCCTGCCGGTGCTGCTGCCTGGCTTTGATGGGGTGGTCCCGGCCGACTATGTGACGAATCTTGGAACAAGGGAGCTGCCTGCGGGCGTGCACCGCACCCAGCTCCAAAAAGCGCTGGCGGCATGCGTTGCGGGCGGAACCTTATTTGTGAAGATCGATTCGTTGCTTCGAGGGCATCTCAAGATGACCCTCACTGAAATCGTGGAGCTTGGCCGGCCGGTGCTGTTTTCGCCCGCGCTGCCGGAGTTGGACAGGCATGTCCGCGAGGGAACGCTTTTCGTCGGCGGCATGCGGCTTGATCAGACCGGTCTGTGGGAGCGGGAACCGCGACCGGCTCCGGCCTGTCTCGCCGACCTGTTGACAGATCTGCCGCACGTCATCACCACAGTGGACAGGTTGGACGAGGTTCTTCGGCCCGGCATTGTGGCCATCGTCGATCTGGAGTCGGCAGAGCAGGCCGCGGTTGCTGCACGCATCGCGGCGCAACATGATGCAGTGTTGGCGGGAGCGTCCGCGCTGGCCAGTGGTTTGGCAACGACGATTCCGCCGTTCGAACCCGCTCTTGATGACCTTGGCCCTGCACGAAAGATTGTCGTTGCTGTCGGCAGCGCTTCGGCGGCGGCCGTTCGCCAGCTCGAGGTATTGACAGAAGCGCTCGGTGCATCCGCGGTTCTCATCACGGAGGAGGGGCCGGCCGACGGCTTGGATCCCTCAACTGGCCTGGCCGTGCTTGCGTTCTCGCACGGCGGAGAATTGTTTCCGGACGCTGGTTCGCTGCTGCTTACCCGCATGAGTGAAGCCGTCGAAAAGCTGGCCGCTCATCAGGATGTGGATATCGTGGTGATTGGCGGGGAGACGGCTGGTGCGGTGTTGCCACGGCTTGGAATTTCGCGGCTTGATGTACTCCGTGAGGTGCATCCGGGAGCTGTCGTCTCTGTAGCCGGGCGCCGACTGGTGGCTACCCGTCCTGGCTCATTCGGCGACGACACGTCCCTTTTACAGATCGTGCAGGCGATAAGAGAAATCAGAAACCCAACCCGAGAGGAACCCTCCGATGAATGA
- a CDS encoding DUF1778 domain-containing protein — MTTSTETTGHKTARLAVRLTDEQDALIRNAAAASGLSLTEFVLSAAINKAEDTLADRRVFLLDDAAWEEFTAILDRPAQRLPELAALLSRTPPWDEQ, encoded by the coding sequence ATGACCACTTCGACGGAGACAACCGGCCACAAGACCGCGCGACTTGCCGTCCGTCTCACTGACGAGCAGGACGCCCTGATCCGCAATGCAGCAGCGGCTTCCGGCCTTTCACTGACCGAGTTTGTACTATCGGCCGCCATCAACAAAGCCGAGGACACGCTCGCCGATCGGCGCGTCTTCTTGCTCGACGATGCTGCTTGGGAGGAGTTCACGGCGATTCTCGATCGACCGGCGCAACGACTTCCTGAACTTGCTGCGTTGCTGAGCCGCACGCCGCCGTGGGATGAGCAGTAA